A genomic region of Micromonospora sp. NBC_01796 contains the following coding sequences:
- a CDS encoding TetR/AcrR family transcriptional regulator gives MDTPYGSAPLPVWERPEPQPRVAPVPLSRAKIAATAILLADAHGLDGLSVRKIAKELGVGPMRLYDYVANRSELLDLMLDAVYAQIAEAAQHAEWRATVLAIVHRTRDAALEHEWFADLLGGRPHLGPHALAVGESTAAALSQAPGLRGVDDLQRALGALNAFIVGALRREITERRTARSTGTDEPAWQATLGPYLTRMLETGRYPTVARLVIDGAHHNAEETFHHNLITILDGITNRPRT, from the coding sequence ATGGATACGCCGTACGGTAGCGCACCGCTGCCCGTCTGGGAACGGCCGGAGCCTCAGCCGAGGGTGGCTCCGGTGCCACTGAGCCGCGCGAAGATCGCCGCCACGGCGATCCTGCTCGCCGACGCGCACGGCCTCGACGGGCTGTCGGTACGCAAGATCGCCAAAGAGCTCGGAGTCGGTCCGATGCGGCTCTACGACTACGTGGCCAACAGGTCCGAGCTGCTCGACCTCATGCTCGACGCCGTGTACGCCCAGATCGCCGAGGCCGCCCAGCACGCCGAGTGGCGCGCCACGGTCCTGGCCATCGTCCACCGGACCCGCGATGCCGCTCTCGAACATGAGTGGTTCGCCGACCTGCTCGGCGGACGGCCGCACCTGGGACCGCACGCGCTCGCCGTGGGCGAATCGACGGCGGCGGCGCTCAGCCAGGCCCCTGGCCTGCGCGGTGTCGACGACCTCCAGCGGGCCCTGGGCGCCCTCAACGCGTTCATCGTCGGAGCACTCCGCAGGGAGATCACCGAGCGACGCACCGCCCGTTCGACCGGCACGGACGAGCCCGCTTGGCAGGCCACCCTCGGGCCCTACCTGACCCGCATGCTCGAGACGGGCCGCTACCCCACCGTCGCCCGACTTGTCATCGACGGCGCCCACCACAACGCCGAGGAAACCTTCCACCACAACCTGATCACCATCCTGGACGGGATCACCAACCGTCCCCGCACCTGA
- a CDS encoding FAD-dependent oxidoreductase, which produces MTMRVAIAGGGLGGLTLARILHRHGIDAVVYEREASRAARSQGGSLDLHPESGQHALAEAGLAGRFRSEARPEGEEHRILDPAGRTLVHHKPSPGSFSGRPEIDRSVLRDLLLDSLPGDAVAWQHRLVSATPRSGGGFGLTFQGGRGTDCDILIGADGARSAVRPLLTDVKLSYVATLVELGISDADRRHPGLAELVGPGNLWCIGVNQILAAQRLGDGSIRVGISLRAEDRDIDSYRSKRALLEMFEGWDPSLTALIEAGDSAPTPRTIEAMPIGTRWANRPGITLIGDAAHLMPPVGEGANQAMLDAAELAGALAANPTEPESAIRTYEEAMFTRTHSIAEMSARVQAMMLSPTAADDITRFFTARPTEPSPAE; this is translated from the coding sequence ATGACGATGCGAGTAGCCATCGCCGGCGGCGGCCTTGGCGGGCTGACCCTGGCCCGGATCCTGCACCGACACGGCATCGATGCGGTGGTGTACGAGCGCGAGGCGAGCCGAGCCGCCCGATCGCAGGGCGGCTCGCTCGACCTGCACCCGGAGTCCGGGCAACACGCCCTGGCCGAGGCGGGTCTCGCCGGCCGGTTCCGGTCCGAGGCGCGCCCCGAGGGCGAGGAACATCGCATCCTCGACCCAGCAGGACGCACCCTCGTGCACCACAAGCCATCTCCCGGATCATTCTCCGGGCGTCCCGAGATCGACCGGAGCGTCCTGCGTGATCTTCTGCTGGATTCGCTTCCCGGCGACGCGGTTGCCTGGCAGCACCGGCTCGTCTCGGCGACACCACGATCCGGCGGGGGCTTCGGGCTGACGTTCCAGGGTGGCCGCGGAACCGACTGCGACATCCTCATCGGTGCGGACGGCGCACGCTCGGCCGTCCGGCCACTGCTGACCGACGTGAAACTGTCCTACGTGGCCACCCTGGTCGAGTTGGGCATCAGCGACGCCGACCGGCGCCACCCGGGCCTCGCCGAACTGGTCGGCCCCGGCAACCTGTGGTGCATCGGCGTGAACCAGATCCTCGCGGCTCAACGCCTCGGCGACGGCAGCATCCGGGTCGGGATCTCACTACGCGCAGAAGATCGCGACATCGACTCGTACCGTAGTAAGCGCGCTCTGCTGGAGATGTTCGAAGGCTGGGACCCGAGCCTCACCGCACTCATCGAAGCCGGCGACAGCGCGCCGACGCCGCGCACGATCGAAGCGATGCCCATCGGCACCCGCTGGGCCAACCGGCCGGGCATCACCCTCATCGGTGACGCCGCGCACCTCATGCCGCCGGTCGGCGAGGGTGCCAATCAGGCCATGCTCGACGCCGCCGAACTCGCCGGCGCACTCGCCGCCAACCCCACCGAACCGGAATCGGCGATCCGGACGTACGAGGAGGCGATGTTCACCAGAACGCACTCGATCGCCGAAATGTCGGCACGGGTCCAGGCGATGATGCTGTCCCCGACCGCAGCGGACGACATCACCCGCTTCTTCACGGCGCGGCCCACCGAGCCGTCACCCGCAGAGTGA